The genome window TTGGGCTAGATGCGGAGAAAGTTTGGTCTCCAAATGTGAAAGTTTGTGTTACTTCTCCACTTCCTTCAAACTTTGTTGGGTGCGCTTCAATCTTAAAGTTAGGAATGAGAGGTATGGGATGTTCAATCTTTGCCCAACCGTAAAAAGAAGTTTCTCCATCAAGGTTTAAGGTGTCCTTTACGTCAACAGCTGTATTTTTATAACCAAAAGAACCACTAATGTTTTCTGGAATAACGCCAACTCCTCCCTCTATTTTCAGAAGAGGCATAGCGTTTGCTACTGTAGAGAGAATAAGAGCTAAACTTGAAGCTAAAAGTATCTTTCTCATTTTCTCCTCCTTTTAGAAAGTTCTCTTTCTAACAAGTTTCAGGATTAAAGCTTTCTGGGTATGTAGCCTATTTTCTGCTTGATCCCAAACAATCGACCTGTCACTTTCAATTATTTCATCTGTTACTTCCTCTCCTCTGTGTGCTGGTAAGCAGTGCATAAAGAGGAAGTCATTTTTAGCGTGTTTTACAAGTTCGCTATTTACCTGATAAGGCATGAAGATTTCTTTTCTCTTTTCACTTTCTTCTTCCTGTCCCATACTTGCCCAAACGTCGGTATAGATGACATCTGCATCTTTTACTGTTTCTATTGGGTCATTTGTTACAACTATCTCTGCACCAGTGTCTTTAGCAATTTCCTTGGCTTTTTCTACATAGCTTTCTAAAGGTTCAAAACCCTTAGGGGTTGCAGCGTAGAACTTCATTCCCATATAGGCAGCACCAATTAACCAAGAGTTACACATATTGTTTCCATCACCAACGTAAGCAACTTTTAGTCCTTTAAGTTCTCTTTTGTATTCCCAAATGGTGAAAATATCTGCAAGAACTTGGCAAGGATGTTCTTCATCGGTAAGAGCGTTAATGACCGGGACATCTGAGTATCTAGCGAGTTCTTCCACTCTTTTTTGTTCAAATGTTCTGATAACTATTAAGTCTACGTATCTCGATAAGACTCTTGCTGTATCTTTTATAGGTTCTCCTCTTCCAAGTTGAGAACCTTTAGTGTCCATATAGACACCGTGTCCTCCAAGTTGGTATACACCTACTTCAAAAGAAACCCTCGTTCTTGTTGAAGGTTTTTCAAATATTAATGCAGCAGTAAACCCATCTAAAGGTCTGTAAAGTTCTCCTTTCTTCTGTTTTTCTTTCAAGAAAGCACTCAAGTGGATTATGTTTTCTATGAAGAGTCTATCTGCATCAAGCATAGAAATAAAATCCTTCATTTCACTACACCTCTTAACTTTTGTAAGAGTATTTTGTACTGGTTCTGTAAAAACTTTATTTTCTCTTCGTTTTCAATAATTCTATCAGAAAATTTGTCTATCTTTCTTTCTTCCTTGACAAGTTCAGCTTCTATTTCTTCAAGTTTTGTAGTTATGTTTTTTAAAATAAAGAGAAGCTTTAGTGAAAAAAGGAAAAGAGTTCCAATGCATAGCAAAATGAATATTAGTAAAAGCTGAATCACTCTAGAACCCTCCCTTTTAAAATTTTATCTTTCAGGCTTTCGGACTCCGCCAAGGAGGTTTCTTTTATTATAACTTCTCCAGCAGGAAACAAAATTAGAATGGATAAGAAAGTATTGTTTTCTTTTTTTATTAGAATGCCGATAGCTTCTGGTTTTTGTAAGTAGGTACAATATTTGGAAAAAAGATCAGAGGATACAAGTGATCCTTGGAAGACAAGATATTCTACTTTTCCTTCTTGGGGAATTAGTATTTTTTCTCCTCCAAGCTTTAAATAATTATCCTTGAAATTAACACAAATTTCCGAAGGCTTTGAAAGGGAGAAAAGGTTGCCTGCAGCTGTCTTTAATTGATTTTCGAAATTATCCCAAGAACCCTTTTCAAAGCTGTAAAACGTAGGAAGAGCAACGAAAATTCCTACTGAAATGATTGTAAGGACGATTAGTATTTCCAGTAAAGAAAATCCTCTTTTCATAGTTTAGTTCTAAAGGACTTTGATTTTTGGTAAGGGATTATATACTATAATGAAAGATGAAGATGCAGTAGCTGGATGATAATATCTGATGGTTGAGACTTTAACACAAAATTTGTATTTTATAACTTCTCAATTATAATACGCATTATCTTCTAAATTATTCTTCGGGAGGCACCTTGGGAATTCTTGGCTTTTTTAAGAAAGGACAATCAGAGGAAGAAGTGTTCCACAATGCTGTAGAAGCAAAGGATTACGTTACTATTGTAAATGTTGGGCAAAAACTTCTTCAAAAGTATCCTTACTCTACCTCTATTATAAACCCTTATACGGAAGCTCTCATAAAGTTAGGTAGGAAAGAAGAAGCTATAAAGGTTCTTCTTGATTTTGCTGAAAAAAAAGCAGCAGAGGAGTACTACGATATAACAATTGCTATCTTGAAGAAGATTCTTAAAGTAGATCCTTATAACATTAGAGCTTTAAAACTTCTTGTTTCTACCCTTCAAAAGAAAGAATTGTTCTACGAAGTCTTTAAAACTTTGGAAGAAAGTTACAAGAAATTTAAAGAAGCAGGTCTCCCCGTTGAAGGTATTAGAGAAATCTTAGAAAAGTTTGTTCAAGATCAGTTTCATCCTCTATTTCACGAAAAGTATGCTGATATATGTAAAGCAGAAGGTAAAGAAGATGACGCTTTTACAAGCTATATTTTGGCTGGGAACCTTTACGTAAAGCTTAAGAACTTTAAGGCGGCTTTAAGGGCCTTTCTTAAGGCTAGGGAAATAAAGAAAACAGAAAACTTGGACAGACAACTCGTAGAGGTTGTTGTTTATGGTGAAGAAGGAACGGAAATAATACCAACAATTGCGGTTGAAAATAGCCAGAATTTAGAGTTTCTTAAGTTTTTGGTGGATGATTTTAGAGAAGCAGGGAAAATTTCTTTGCTAAAGAAGTTAGCTGAACGTATTCCAGATGTTAAAGTTAAGTATTTCCTATTATCTATGATTGAGTTTGAAACTGGAAACATTGAGAGTGGTACTCAGTATCTAGAAAAGTTAAGAAATATTGATGAAGGAGTTTATTCAAAACTTCTTTCTATTATTACCAATAGGCACCCTGAGTACGCCGATACAATCTTAGGTAAGATAAAAGATGAGGAAGAACTACCAGACTTTGAAGATATTATAGAAGCAATCGATGACGTTATAGCTTCTGATGTTTCTGAAATTATTTCCTCTTTTGAAGAAGATAAAACAGAGGAAGAGAGTAGTATTTTTTCCTTTGACATGAGTAAGGATGAAAGTGAAGGTATTAAAAACCTTTCATTGGCAGAAGCTATGCTTGGACTTGGTAATTTCGAAAAAGCCATAGAAATGGCTAAAAAAGCTTTAAACTGTAACTCTACCTTCCTAAAAGCCGCAATTCTTATAACCAATGCGTATAAACTTCAAGGAAGGTTTAGAGAAGCTATAGACTTCTTGATGGAAATTCTTCATGAAAGAAAGCTTAATGAAAGAGAAGAAGCTCAGCTTAAGGAAGCATTAGGAGAAGTCTACGAAGCTATGGGA of Desulfurobacteriaceae bacterium contains these proteins:
- the argF gene encoding ornithine carbamoyltransferase; translated protein: MKDFISMLDADRLFIENIIHLSAFLKEKQKKGELYRPLDGFTAALIFEKPSTRTRVSFEVGVYQLGGHGVYMDTKGSQLGRGEPIKDTARVLSRYVDLIVIRTFEQKRVEELARYSDVPVINALTDEEHPCQVLADIFTIWEYKRELKGLKVAYVGDGNNMCNSWLIGAAYMGMKFYAATPKGFEPLESYVEKAKEIAKDTGAEIVVTNDPIETVKDADVIYTDVWASMGQEEESEKRKEIFMPYQVNSELVKHAKNDFLFMHCLPAHRGEEVTDEIIESDRSIVWDQAENRLHTQKALILKLVRKRTF
- a CDS encoding type II secretion system protein, translated to MKRGFSLLEILIVLTIISVGIFVALPTFYSFEKGSWDNFENQLKTAAGNLFSLSKPSEICVNFKDNYLKLGGEKILIPQEGKVEYLVFQGSLVSSDLFSKYCTYLQKPEAIGILIKKENNTFLSILILFPAGEVIIKETSLAESESLKDKILKGRVLE